A portion of the Granulosicoccus antarcticus IMCC3135 genome contains these proteins:
- a CDS encoding TRAP transporter substrate-binding protein produces MSTRRKFLSKAAAGTAAVGTGTILGAPAIHAQSKIKWRMQTYAGPALAEHVIKPAIDSFNKIAGDEMEIELYFADQLVPTGELFRALQKGTIDAVQSDDDSMASPTEVTVFGGYFPFASRYSLDVPVLFNQYGLGKIWEEEYEKVGVKWLSAGAWDPCHFATKDPIRSLEDLKGKRVFTFPTAGRFLNQFGVVPVTLPWEDIEVAVQTGELDGVAWSGITEDYTVGWSDVTNYFLTNNISGAWAGSFYANMDKYQELPPHLQELLKLTMDSSHYYRQWWYWGGEADLRVNGPDMELTTIPDEEWATVETAAIKFWDEIAAESETKAKVVEIFKQYNAVMEKAGRPYRYS; encoded by the coding sequence ATGAGTACACGTCGCAAGTTCTTGTCAAAAGCTGCAGCCGGTACGGCTGCTGTCGGTACCGGGACCATTCTCGGTGCACCTGCTATCCATGCTCAATCAAAGATCAAGTGGCGTATGCAGACCTATGCAGGCCCTGCATTGGCTGAACATGTCATCAAGCCGGCGATTGATTCGTTCAACAAGATTGCGGGCGATGAAATGGAGATCGAGTTGTATTTCGCCGATCAGCTGGTGCCCACCGGCGAACTGTTCCGTGCCTTGCAGAAGGGCACGATCGATGCGGTTCAATCCGACGATGACTCCATGGCCTCGCCGACTGAAGTAACGGTATTCGGTGGTTATTTCCCGTTTGCCAGTCGCTATTCACTGGATGTGCCGGTACTGTTCAATCAGTACGGACTGGGCAAGATCTGGGAGGAAGAATATGAAAAAGTCGGTGTCAAATGGCTCTCTGCAGGTGCCTGGGATCCCTGCCATTTTGCAACCAAAGATCCGATTCGCAGCCTGGAAGACCTGAAGGGCAAGCGGGTATTTACCTTCCCGACCGCGGGACGTTTCCTGAATCAGTTCGGTGTTGTACCCGTCACTCTGCCTTGGGAAGATATCGAAGTCGCGGTGCAAACCGGTGAGCTGGATGGTGTCGCCTGGTCAGGTATCACTGAGGATTACACGGTGGGCTGGTCTGATGTCACCAATTATTTTCTGACCAACAATATCTCCGGTGCCTGGGCTGGCTCTTTCTACGCCAATATGGACAAGTATCAGGAGCTGCCACCGCATCTGCAGGAGCTGCTCAAGCTGACCATGGATAGCTCGCACTATTATCGCCAGTGGTGGTATTGGGGCGGTGAGGCAGATCTGCGTGTCAACGGTCCGGATATGGAGCTGACCACGATTCCCGATGAGGAATGGGCAACGGTTGAAACCGCAGCTATCAAGTTCTGGGACGAAATTGCCGCTGAGTCGGAAACCAAAGCCAAGGTGGTTGAGATATTCAAGCAATACAATGCGGTCATGGAAAAAGCCGGTCGACCTTATCGCTATAGCTGA
- the ccoG gene encoding cytochrome c oxidase accessory protein CcoG: MSTSTSPGSKRQEQLLLEVSRKVYMRSVTGLFAKWRWIFVWLTQVLFYGLPWLSWNDRQAVLFDLAARKFHIFGLILYPQDFIYLAALLIISAMSLFLFTAVAGRVWCGFACPQTVYTEIFMWIERKIEGDRARRMKLDASAFSAHKLRLKIAKHGAWIAFALWTGITFVGYFTPIRDMLGQFVTLSLGSWQMFWIVFYGFATYGNAGFLREQVCKYMCPYARFQGVMFDNDTWVITYDPGRGEPRGARSKKSSVEGRGDCVDCSLCVQVCPTGIDIRDGQQYECIGCAACIDACDQVMEKVGSPKGLIRYDTLNGMENGWTRAQLWRRVFRPRILIYSVILLTVTGVLIGHIATRVPVMLDVMRDRGALSREVKNGVIENVYRLNLINSAEFDRTFKVSVTGLPTLHIDTVDTIEVASASNRTIALRVRAEPDAGDAGSNLIMIAVEAVDDSSVVQTSKTSFFLPEMFE; encoded by the coding sequence ATGTCTACATCTACTTCGCCCGGCAGCAAGCGACAAGAGCAATTGCTGCTGGAAGTGAGCCGCAAGGTGTACATGCGCTCTGTGACAGGTCTTTTTGCCAAGTGGCGTTGGATTTTTGTCTGGTTGACGCAGGTGCTGTTCTACGGTCTGCCATGGTTGTCATGGAACGACCGTCAGGCTGTCTTGTTTGATCTGGCTGCCCGCAAGTTCCATATTTTCGGGCTCATCCTGTACCCACAGGATTTCATTTATCTGGCAGCCCTTCTCATTATCTCGGCAATGTCGCTGTTTCTGTTTACGGCGGTTGCTGGTCGGGTGTGGTGTGGTTTTGCCTGCCCGCAAACGGTTTATACCGAAATATTCATGTGGATAGAGCGCAAGATCGAAGGCGATCGTGCCCGTCGCATGAAACTGGATGCCTCGGCTTTTTCGGCGCACAAGCTGCGCTTGAAAATTGCCAAACACGGTGCCTGGATCGCCTTCGCTCTATGGACAGGAATCACCTTCGTTGGTTATTTCACACCTATACGCGACATGCTGGGGCAATTTGTCACTTTGTCACTGGGTTCCTGGCAGATGTTCTGGATCGTGTTTTACGGTTTTGCCACTTACGGTAACGCTGGCTTTCTGCGCGAGCAGGTGTGCAAGTACATGTGCCCCTATGCACGTTTTCAGGGCGTCATGTTCGACAACGATACCTGGGTTATCACCTACGATCCTGGCCGTGGCGAGCCGCGCGGTGCGCGCTCTAAAAAATCCAGCGTCGAAGGGCGTGGTGACTGTGTGGATTGCAGCCTGTGTGTGCAGGTGTGTCCTACCGGCATCGATATTCGAGATGGCCAGCAGTACGAATGCATTGGCTGTGCAGCTTGTATCGATGCCTGTGATCAGGTCATGGAAAAAGTAGGCAGTCCCAAAGGTTTGATCCGCTATGACACGCTCAATGGTATGGAAAACGGCTGGACGCGTGCCCAGTTGTGGCGGCGCGTCTTTCGACCTCGGATACTCATTTACAGTGTGATTCTGCTGACAGTGACCGGAGTGCTGATTGGACACATCGCTACCCGTGTGCCGGTCATGCTGGATGTCATGCGTGACCGTGGGGCGTTGTCCAGAGAGGTCAAGAACGGCGTGATCGAAAATGTCTACCGTCTCAATCTCATCAACAGTGCCGAGTTTGATCGCACATTCAAGGTGTCTGTCACAGGCCTGCCAACATTGCATATAGATACGGTCGATACGATTGAGGTAGCTTCTGCCTCCAACCGTACGATTGCGTTACGTGTGCGTGCTGAACCGGATGCGGGTGATGCGGGCAGTAATCTGATCATGATCGCTGTCGAGGCGGTTGATGACAGCTCCGTTGTTCAAACCTCCAAGACTTCCTTTTTTCTACCAGAAATGTTTGAGTAG
- a CDS encoding cbb3-type cytochrome oxidase subunit 3: MRVVITVVSFVVFLLIVWWAYSGRQKQRFDEAANLPFADDDMQERTVEEQLAENRRNSSSIKSADQSAARATAEQEVRHV; the protein is encoded by the coding sequence ATGAGGGTGGTAATCACCGTCGTCAGCTTTGTCGTATTTCTATTGATCGTATGGTGGGCTTACAGCGGACGTCAGAAACAACGTTTTGATGAAGCGGCCAATCTGCCGTTTGCTGACGATGACATGCAAGAGCGAACTGTCGAAGAACAGCTGGCTGAAAACAGAAGGAATTCATCCAGCATCAAATCCGCCGACCAGTCAGCGGCCCGTGCAACAGCAGAACAGGAGGTGCGGCATGTCTGA
- a CDS encoding glutamine synthetase family protein, producing the protein MPGNLTLDALKSAADDGTIDTVVVAMVDMQGRLLGKRFHVSNFLETAYKETHCCNYLLATDFEMATPDGYASTSWSAGYGDYIMKPDMSTLRRTPWAEGAAMVLCDVLDHKTHAEVPHSPRAMLKRQIERLKALGLNCIAATELEFFVYRETYEQAREKQYRDLTPISAYNEDYHILQTAREEGFMRPLRNQLYAAGVPVEGTKGEAEAGQAELNLRYSDALDMADTHSLAKHATKEIAWNTGCSVSFVAKPHEDLVGSSSHIHQSLRSDEGKPAFFDADAPHGMSTLMRQYLAGLLTYASDSTVFLAPYINSYKRFAKGTFAPTRIIWSIDNRTAGFRIVAPDSDNVRIECRIGGSDMNPYLALASQIAAGIAGIEQSLSLPPVYNGDAYGDTQTTEIPNNLRDATAALDGSSMLRSALGDEVVDHYVRAARWEQEEFDRIVTEYEIRRGFERS; encoded by the coding sequence ATGCCCGGAAACTTGACCCTTGATGCACTGAAGAGTGCAGCGGACGATGGCACGATCGATACAGTTGTTGTCGCCATGGTAGACATGCAGGGGCGTTTGCTCGGCAAGCGTTTCCATGTCAGTAACTTTCTGGAAACCGCCTACAAGGAAACTCATTGCTGCAATTATCTGCTGGCAACTGATTTTGAGATGGCCACGCCGGATGGTTATGCCTCCACCAGCTGGTCGGCGGGCTACGGCGATTACATCATGAAGCCAGACATGAGCACTTTGCGCCGGACTCCCTGGGCTGAAGGGGCGGCTATGGTGTTGTGTGATGTGCTGGATCATAAAACGCATGCAGAGGTGCCGCACTCACCGCGTGCCATGCTCAAACGACAGATAGAACGACTGAAGGCCCTGGGCCTGAATTGCATCGCAGCGACCGAGCTGGAATTCTTTGTCTATCGGGAAACCTATGAGCAGGCCCGTGAAAAGCAGTATCGTGATCTGACACCTATCAGTGCCTATAACGAGGATTACCACATCCTGCAGACAGCTCGTGAAGAAGGTTTCATGCGGCCGCTGCGCAACCAGCTTTATGCAGCTGGCGTACCGGTGGAAGGTACCAAAGGGGAAGCAGAAGCGGGGCAGGCGGAGCTGAATCTGCGCTATTCGGATGCTCTGGACATGGCTGATACCCACAGTCTGGCCAAGCATGCCACCAAGGAAATTGCCTGGAATACGGGTTGCAGTGTCAGCTTTGTCGCCAAGCCACATGAAGATCTGGTGGGCTCCTCCAGCCATATACACCAATCACTGCGCAGCGATGAGGGCAAACCGGCATTTTTTGATGCGGACGCACCGCACGGCATGTCGACTCTCATGCGGCAGTATCTGGCAGGATTGCTGACTTACGCGTCTGACTCTACCGTGTTTCTGGCTCCCTATATCAATTCCTATAAACGCTTTGCCAAGGGTACTTTTGCACCGACGCGCATCATCTGGTCAATCGACAACCGCACCGCAGGTTTTCGTATCGTGGCACCCGATAGCGACAATGTACGAATCGAATGTCGTATCGGCGGTTCGGACATGAACCCCTATCTGGCTCTGGCCTCGCAGATAGCAGCCGGTATTGCCGGCATCGAACAATCTCTGAGTCTGCCGCCTGTCTATAACGGGGACGCCTATGGTGATACGCAGACAACCGAAATTCCCAATAATTTACGTGATGCCACGGCAGCCCTTGATGGCTCGTCAATGCTACGCTCCGCGCTGGGCGATGAGGTGGTGGATCACTACGTGCGCGCAGCACGTTGGGAACAGGAAGAGTTCGATCGCATTGTGACTGAATACGAAATTCGAAGAGGTTTTGAACGTTCATGA
- the ccoP gene encoding cytochrome-c oxidase, cbb3-type subunit III, with protein sequence MSDFVSSFWSHYVSAITIISILACFLLAWVTSRAKVPPAVDGVVESTGHVWDENLRELNNPLPRWWLYLFYITCVFGVGYLILYPGLGTFKGTLNWTQNGQYDDEVAKMDEVTAPLFAGYMAQDIAEVAKDPEAQAMGERLFLTYCSQCHGSDARGSRSFPNLSDNDWLGAGDPEYIKHTVLNGRNAVMPAMAAAIGNTPADVEAMANYVLSLSDSRHDAILAAKAKPKFAVCAACHGADGKGVAAVGAPNLTDDTWLYGGSRKSIEDAISNGFNNRMPSFGNLLDEGKAHVLAAYIWSLSNSDESTTQTN encoded by the coding sequence ATGTCTGATTTTGTAAGTAGTTTCTGGAGTCACTATGTATCCGCTATAACCATCATTTCCATTCTTGCCTGCTTTCTGCTGGCATGGGTGACATCCCGGGCGAAAGTGCCACCTGCAGTTGATGGCGTGGTCGAGTCCACCGGACATGTATGGGATGAAAATCTGCGTGAGCTGAACAATCCCTTGCCTCGCTGGTGGTTGTATCTGTTCTACATCACGTGTGTTTTCGGGGTTGGCTACCTGATTCTGTATCCGGGACTGGGTACGTTCAAAGGCACACTGAATTGGACGCAAAACGGGCAGTACGATGACGAAGTGGCCAAGATGGATGAGGTGACGGCGCCGTTGTTTGCCGGCTATATGGCTCAGGATATTGCAGAAGTGGCAAAAGATCCCGAGGCACAAGCCATGGGGGAACGTCTGTTTCTGACCTATTGCAGTCAGTGTCATGGTTCCGATGCGCGCGGCAGTCGCTCGTTTCCCAATCTGTCCGACAATGACTGGCTGGGAGCCGGTGATCCGGAATACATCAAGCACACGGTACTTAACGGTCGTAACGCGGTGATGCCGGCAATGGCTGCGGCCATCGGTAATACACCCGCTGATGTGGAAGCGATGGCCAACTATGTACTGTCATTATCCGACAGCCGGCATGATGCCATCCTGGCGGCGAAAGCCAAGCCTAAATTTGCTGTTTGTGCAGCTTGTCATGGCGCAGATGGGAAAGGTGTCGCGGCGGTAGGTGCTCCCAATCTGACGGATGACACCTGGCTGTATGGCGGTTCACGCAAATCGATTGAAGATGCGATCAGTAATGGTTTTAACAATCGCATGCCATCTTTCGGAAATCTACTGGATGAGGGCAAGGCGCATGTACTGGCAGCCTATATCTGGAGCTTGTCAAATTCTGATGAGAGCACAACACAAACCAACTAG
- a CDS encoding FixH family protein: MSTAINTPIDDSDRQTKPWYRYGWPWFLISFPLISVLLGIMMVYLALTTNNSLVVDDYYAEGKGINQRIERDRSASLLGLAATVTRTEEGLVLDLSRKMPALPEQLSAEAMTMEAGFHWPTAMQMRWVHVTQAERDGEVVLQSIGGDRFLAAGVSLPEKGKFRIHLQPIDNAPWRLVSQLIEVGDRANLSMAAKLPEEVFNHSEFK; encoded by the coding sequence ATGAGCACTGCCATCAATACTCCAATCGATGATTCGGACCGCCAGACCAAGCCGTGGTATCGCTACGGCTGGCCATGGTTTCTGATCAGCTTCCCTCTGATCTCCGTGTTACTGGGCATCATGATGGTGTACCTGGCACTGACTACCAATAATTCACTGGTGGTCGATGACTATTACGCGGAAGGCAAGGGTATCAATCAGCGCATCGAGCGTGATCGATCGGCCTCATTGCTGGGGCTGGCGGCAACAGTGACCCGTACCGAGGAAGGGTTGGTACTGGATCTGTCGCGCAAGATGCCTGCATTGCCCGAGCAGTTGTCGGCTGAGGCGATGACCATGGAGGCTGGTTTCCACTGGCCAACCGCGATGCAAATGCGGTGGGTCCATGTTACACAGGCTGAGCGTGATGGTGAGGTGGTGCTGCAATCCATTGGTGGCGATAGATTCCTGGCAGCAGGCGTGAGCTTGCCGGAAAAAGGAAAATTTCGCATACACTTGCAACCCATCGACAATGCTCCCTGGCGATTGGTCAGTCAGCTGATCGAAGTAGGAGACCGCGCGAACTTATCCATGGCGGCGAAGCTGCCGGAAGAAGTTTTTAATCATTCTGAGTTCAAGTAG
- a CDS encoding TRAP transporter small permease subunit: MPTFALKFIRFVDAVNYRLGRMAMYLIFVMIGILLWSSISKTFFLPSLWTLEMAQFVMVAYFILGGPYAMQLDSHVRMDLLYGSWGPRGKAWMDAFTVFFLIFYLGVLLYGGIESLAYALEYGERSPTAWRPEMWPIKSVMCLGIFLMLLQALAEFIRDIARIRGVALS, translated from the coding sequence ATGCCAACGTTTGCATTGAAGTTCATCCGATTCGTGGATGCTGTCAACTACAGGCTCGGCCGCATGGCCATGTATCTGATCTTCGTGATGATCGGTATTCTGTTGTGGTCCTCGATTTCCAAGACATTTTTTCTGCCTTCTCTGTGGACGCTGGAGATGGCGCAGTTTGTCATGGTGGCCTATTTCATTCTGGGCGGCCCCTATGCGATGCAGCTGGATTCACATGTAAGAATGGATCTGCTCTATGGCAGCTGGGGTCCACGCGGCAAGGCATGGATGGATGCATTTACGGTCTTCTTTCTGATCTTCTATCTGGGCGTTCTGCTCTACGGGGGAATTGAGAGTCTGGCTTATGCGCTCGAATACGGGGAACGTAGTCCCACTGCCTGGCGCCCGGAAATGTGGCCCATCAAGAGTGTCATGTGTCTGGGCATCTTTTTGATGCTGTTGCAGGCGCTGGCAGAATTTATCCGGGATATTGCCCGCATCCGTGGGGTTGCCTTGTCGTGA
- a CDS encoding TRAP transporter large permease: protein MSYELIAILMFSSMMLMLMTGQRVFAAIGSVGVIAAVLLYGTGGSDFGFTAAMKLMKWYPLLTLPMFIFMGYILSESGLANDLYRMFHVWMGSLSGGLAIGTIGLMVLVSAMNGLSVAGMAIGATIALPELLRRGYDKQLVTGVVQAGSSLGILVPPSVVLVLYAMIARQPVGQLWLAGVMPGLMMAALFVIYIVVRCKFQPHLGPALPLEERNVPRREKIRLLGAGALPLLIFAAMMVPFVNGWTSLVESSAIGAMTALLAAIVKGRMSKVVFETSVRQTLAISCMFMWIILAALCFGAVFDGLGAVRAIEDLFTERLGLSPWTILILMQLSFILMGTFLDDTAMLVIVAPLYVPLVQSLGFDLIWYGVLYTMTTQIAYMTPPFGYNLFLMRAMAPPEITLKDIYRSIVPFVLVMVVGLAIVMRFPDIALWLPHTVYGK, encoded by the coding sequence ATGTCTTACGAACTCATCGCCATCCTGATGTTCTCGTCAATGATGCTGATGCTGATGACGGGTCAGCGCGTGTTCGCAGCCATTGGTTCAGTCGGGGTCATTGCCGCTGTTCTGTTGTATGGCACCGGCGGTTCCGACTTTGGCTTTACAGCCGCCATGAAGCTGATGAAATGGTATCCGCTGCTGACCTTGCCGATGTTCATCTTCATGGGCTATATATTATCGGAGTCCGGTCTGGCGAATGATCTGTACCGCATGTTTCATGTCTGGATGGGCTCGCTTAGTGGGGGACTGGCCATCGGTACCATTGGCCTGATGGTGCTGGTCTCTGCCATGAACGGTCTGTCAGTGGCAGGCATGGCTATTGGTGCCACCATTGCCTTGCCCGAATTGCTGCGACGCGGTTACGACAAACAGCTGGTGACAGGTGTGGTGCAGGCTGGTTCTTCCCTGGGGATTCTTGTGCCGCCATCAGTGGTGCTGGTGCTGTACGCCATGATTGCGCGTCAACCCGTCGGACAGCTCTGGCTGGCAGGCGTGATGCCGGGACTCATGATGGCTGCCTTGTTCGTGATCTACATCGTGGTGCGTTGCAAGTTCCAGCCGCATCTGGGGCCTGCACTGCCACTCGAAGAGCGTAACGTTCCACGTCGCGAAAAAATTCGTCTGCTGGGTGCAGGAGCTCTGCCGTTATTGATATTCGCCGCCATGATGGTGCCGTTCGTCAATGGCTGGACCAGTCTGGTGGAAAGTTCGGCTATTGGTGCCATGACAGCCCTTCTGGCTGCAATAGTGAAAGGCCGGATGTCAAAAGTCGTGTTTGAAACCTCGGTGCGACAGACGCTGGCCATCAGTTGCATGTTCATGTGGATCATTCTGGCGGCGCTGTGTTTTGGTGCGGTGTTTGATGGTCTGGGCGCGGTACGAGCCATCGAGGATCTGTTCACCGAACGTCTGGGTCTTAGTCCGTGGACCATACTTATTCTGATGCAGTTGTCGTTCATCCTGATGGGGACCTTTCTGGATGACACCGCCATGCTGGTCATCGTTGCACCGCTCTATGTACCGCTGGTACAGTCATTGGGGTTCGATCTTATCTGGTACGGTGTGCTGTACACCATGACCACACAGATCGCCTATATGACGCCGCCATTCGGATACAACCTGTTTCTGATGCGGGCGATGGCGCCTCCGGAAATCACTTTGAAGGATATCTACCGATCCATTGTGCCGTTTGTACTGGTCATGGTTGTCGGTTTGGCCATTGTCATGCGCTTCCCGGATATTGCACTGTGGTTGCCGCATACGGTTTATGGAAAGTAG